A section of the Streptomyces xinghaiensis S187 genome encodes:
- a CDS encoding IclR family transcriptional regulator domain-containing protein: MTDSGTDSSGTDGGPDGGRGPHFVQSLERGLAVIRTFSAETPELTLTEVAKATGLSRAAARRFLLTLADLGYVRSDGRLFRLTPRVLDLGYPYLSSLSLADVAAPHLEQLVATVRESSSAAVLDGEDIVYVSRVPTRRIMTVSISIGTRFPAYATSLGRVLLAGLPPAEREAFLERAALARLTPRTITSREDLAAELETVRAQGWSIVDQELELGLISVAAPVHDEQGRVVAAINVSTHASRATPESIRQDLVPVLLDTAAGIEADLHKNSRS, encoded by the coding sequence ATGACGGACAGCGGTACGGACAGCAGCGGTACGGACGGCGGCCCGGACGGCGGGCGCGGCCCGCACTTCGTCCAGTCGCTGGAACGCGGCCTCGCCGTGATCCGGACGTTCAGCGCCGAGACACCCGAACTGACCCTCACGGAGGTCGCCAAGGCCACCGGCCTGAGCCGGGCCGCGGCCCGCCGCTTCCTGCTGACCCTGGCCGATCTCGGCTACGTGCGCTCCGACGGCCGGCTGTTCCGCCTCACCCCCCGGGTCCTCGACCTGGGCTACCCGTATCTGTCCAGCCTCTCGCTGGCCGACGTGGCGGCGCCGCACCTCGAACAGCTCGTCGCCACCGTGCGCGAGTCCTCCTCGGCGGCCGTCCTCGACGGCGAGGACATCGTGTACGTCAGCCGCGTGCCCACCCGCCGGATCATGACCGTGTCCATCAGCATCGGCACCCGGTTCCCCGCCTACGCCACCTCCCTCGGCCGGGTCCTGCTCGCCGGGCTCCCGCCCGCGGAGCGGGAGGCGTTCCTGGAGCGCGCCGCACTCGCCCGGCTCACCCCCCGGACGATCACCTCCCGGGAGGACCTGGCGGCCGAGCTGGAGACGGTGCGCGCCCAGGGCTGGAGCATCGTCGACCAGGAACTGGAGCTCGGCCTGATATCGGTCGCCGCGCCGGTCCACGACGAGCAGGGGCGCGTGGTCGCGGCCATCAACGTCTCCACCCACGCCAGCCGGGCCACCCCCGAGTCGATCCGGCAGGACCTGGTGCCGGTCCTGCTGGACACCGCCGCGGGCATCGAGGCCGATCTGCACAAGAACAGCCGGTCCTGA
- a CDS encoding ABC transporter ATP-binding protein — translation MLDVRGLRKTYTARGRTVEAVRDLTFHIAPGELVCLVGPSGCGKTTLLKCMAGLLAPTGGEVLLRGRPVTGPPEGMAVVLQEYGRSLFAWMNVHDNVGLPLRRKKMSRARREELVDHALELVGLSEARDAYPWQLSGGMQQRVAIARAVAYEPQVLLMDEPFAAVDAQTRAELEDLIRRLWHELGVTVLFVTHDIDEAVYLGQKTIILSKSPTVVQEELVIDLPDERDQLHTRSSARFGELRAHVYEQIQRAKNGAAPEPGSGTAGHGKGAAPGGGGEAGESGAAGEPGESGEDAKTVKSSGLTPESAKS, via the coding sequence ATGCTCGACGTACGAGGTCTGCGCAAGACCTACACCGCCCGCGGCCGCACCGTCGAGGCCGTCCGCGACCTGACCTTCCACATCGCGCCCGGCGAACTCGTCTGCCTCGTCGGCCCGTCCGGCTGCGGCAAGACCACCCTGCTCAAGTGCATGGCCGGGCTGCTCGCCCCGACCGGCGGCGAGGTGCTGCTGCGGGGCCGCCCCGTGACCGGACCGCCGGAGGGCATGGCCGTCGTCCTCCAGGAATACGGCCGCTCCCTCTTCGCCTGGATGAACGTCCACGACAACGTGGGCCTGCCGCTGCGCCGCAAGAAGATGTCCAGGGCGCGCCGCGAGGAACTCGTCGACCACGCGCTGGAGCTCGTCGGCCTCTCCGAGGCACGCGACGCGTACCCCTGGCAGCTCTCCGGCGGTATGCAGCAGCGCGTCGCGATCGCCCGCGCCGTGGCGTACGAGCCACAGGTGCTGCTGATGGACGAGCCGTTCGCGGCCGTCGACGCGCAGACCCGCGCCGAACTGGAGGACCTCATCCGCCGGCTCTGGCACGAGCTGGGGGTCACGGTGCTCTTCGTCACCCACGACATCGACGAGGCCGTCTACCTCGGCCAGAAGACGATCATCCTCTCCAAGTCGCCGACCGTCGTGCAGGAGGAACTCGTCATCGACCTCCCCGACGAGCGCGACCAGTTGCACACCCGCTCCAGCGCCCGCTTCGGCGAACTGCGCGCCCACGTCTACGAGCAGATCCAGCGCGCGAAGAACGGCGCCGCGCCGGAGCCGGGGAGCGGAACCGCGGGACACGGAAAGGGCGCGGCGCCCGGAGGAGGGGGAGAGGCCGGAGAATCCGGGGCAGCCGGAGAGCCCGGAGAGTCCGGAGAAGACGCGAAGACGGTGAAAAGCTCCGGCTTGACACCGGAATCGGCCAAGTCCTAA
- a CDS encoding ABC transporter permease has product MILSAAKRALTVLGLPAVLFTVWWFTTADSTDFYFPALRDILAAFGTVWTGERLATDVLPSLVRLAEGYLLASAAGIALGVLIGTKPAVRDVLEPVLELFRAIPPPVLVPVIMLFAGIGDTMKVLVIASGCLWPVLLNTVEGVRSADEVLSDTCRAFGITGFARLRHFLLPGAGPQIVTGMRQALSIGIILMVISEMFAASNGLGFTVVQFQRSFAIPEMWSGVLLLGILGFLLSLLFRLVENRALAWYHGLRRAQRSS; this is encoded by the coding sequence GTGATCCTGTCGGCCGCCAAACGGGCGCTGACCGTCCTCGGCCTGCCCGCCGTCCTCTTCACCGTCTGGTGGTTCACCACGGCGGACAGCACCGACTTCTACTTCCCCGCGCTGCGGGACATCCTCGCCGCCTTCGGCACCGTCTGGACCGGGGAGCGGCTCGCCACCGACGTGCTGCCCAGCCTCGTCCGGCTCGCGGAGGGCTATCTCCTCGCCTCCGCCGCGGGCATCGCGCTCGGCGTGCTCATCGGCACCAAGCCGGCCGTGCGCGACGTCCTCGAACCGGTCCTGGAACTCTTCCGGGCCATCCCGCCGCCCGTCCTCGTCCCGGTGATCATGCTCTTCGCGGGCATCGGCGACACCATGAAGGTCCTCGTGATCGCCAGCGGCTGCCTCTGGCCGGTGCTGCTCAACACCGTCGAGGGCGTCCGCTCCGCCGACGAGGTCCTGAGCGACACCTGCCGCGCCTTCGGCATCACCGGCTTCGCCCGGCTCCGGCACTTCCTGCTCCCCGGCGCCGGACCGCAGATCGTCACCGGTATGCGCCAGGCGCTCTCCATCGGGATCATCCTCATGGTCATCAGCGAGATGTTCGCGGCGAGCAACGGCCTCGGCTTCACCGTCGTCCAGTTCCAGCGCAGTTTCGCCATCCCCGAGATGTGGAGCGGCGTACTGCTCCTCGGCATCCTCGGATTCCTGCTCTCCCTGCTCTTCCGGCTCGTGGAGAACCGGGCCCTCGCCTGGTACCACGGCCTGCGCCGGGCCCAGAGGTCGTCATGA
- a CDS encoding ABC transporter permease, whose product MTSTTLPGETRPAGPGRLGPVLRGLAGLAGLAALLQVLPLTGLVSADYLPTTTSILGAFTQLLGEPGFWTALGDTLTGWALGLAVAVAAGVVLGIVIGSVPVLRAATASTIEFLRPIPSVALIPVAVLLYGTDLRSTLLLVVYAAFWQVLVQVLAGVHDVDPVADDTAHSYRLGRWGRVRYVLWPTALPYVMTGVRLAAAVALVLAITAELIIGTPGLGKQIAVAQNSGAVPEVYALVLVTGLLGVAINLAARAVERRTLFWHQSVRGKEAP is encoded by the coding sequence ATGACCTCCACCACCCTGCCCGGGGAGACGAGGCCGGCCGGCCCCGGCCGCCTCGGCCCGGTGCTGCGCGGCCTGGCCGGGCTCGCCGGCCTGGCCGCGCTGCTCCAGGTGCTGCCGCTCACCGGCCTCGTCTCCGCCGACTACCTGCCCACCACCACCTCCATCCTCGGCGCGTTCACCCAGCTTCTCGGCGAGCCGGGATTCTGGACCGCGCTCGGCGACACCCTGACCGGCTGGGCGCTCGGCCTGGCCGTCGCCGTCGCCGCCGGCGTCGTGCTCGGCATCGTGATCGGCTCCGTCCCCGTGCTGCGCGCGGCCACGGCCTCCACCATCGAGTTCCTGCGGCCGATCCCGTCCGTGGCGCTCATCCCGGTGGCCGTGCTGCTCTACGGCACCGACCTCCGCTCCACCCTGCTGCTCGTCGTGTACGCCGCCTTCTGGCAGGTCCTCGTCCAGGTGCTGGCCGGGGTCCACGACGTCGACCCGGTCGCCGACGACACCGCGCACAGCTACCGGCTCGGCCGCTGGGGCCGCGTCCGGTACGTGCTGTGGCCCACGGCCCTGCCCTACGTCATGACCGGGGTGCGGCTGGCCGCGGCCGTCGCGCTCGTCCTCGCCATCACCGCCGAACTCATCATCGGCACCCCGGGCCTGGGCAAGCAGATCGCCGTCGCGCAGAACTCCGGCGCCGTCCCCGAGGTCTACGCCCTCGTCCTCGTCACCGGACTGCTGGGCGTGGCCATCAACCTCGCGGCCCGCGCGGTCGAGCGGCGCACCCTCTTCTGGCACCAGTCGGTCCGCGGCAAGGAGGCACCGTGA
- a CDS encoding ABC transporter substrate-binding protein, which translates to MHHRLSRLVIAAATAVALAGCGSSASSGDDAEAGDGGTAQVKVGVIPILDVAPIYLGDKQGFFEDRGIDLTLESGQGGAAIVPGVVSGQFQFGFSNVTSLMVAHSKGVPIQSVANGVASTGKDGADFGGVAVPEDSALKSAEDLAGKKVAVNTLKNIGDTTVRESVRKAGGDPGDIEFTELAFDQMPAALSEGRVDAAWLVEPALSIAKAQGARVIASNFVDTAPDLTVATYFTSAEIAKEDPELVKKFTEAMNESLRYADEHPDEVRDILATYTKIDAELAKSLTLPRWPTEANRASIEKLAELGKNDGVFTKAPDLDALFR; encoded by the coding sequence ATGCACCACCGGCTTTCCAGACTCGTCATCGCGGCGGCGACCGCCGTCGCGCTGGCCGGATGCGGTTCCTCGGCCTCCTCCGGCGACGACGCCGAGGCGGGGGACGGCGGCACCGCGCAGGTGAAGGTCGGCGTCATCCCGATCCTCGACGTCGCCCCGATCTACCTGGGCGACAAGCAGGGCTTCTTCGAGGACCGGGGCATCGACCTGACGCTGGAGAGCGGCCAGGGCGGCGCGGCCATCGTGCCCGGCGTGGTCAGCGGCCAGTTCCAGTTCGGCTTCTCCAACGTGACCTCGCTGATGGTCGCCCACTCCAAGGGCGTGCCGATCCAGTCGGTCGCCAACGGCGTGGCCTCCACCGGCAAGGACGGCGCCGACTTCGGCGGCGTGGCGGTCCCGGAGGACAGCGCGCTCAAGTCGGCCGAGGACCTGGCCGGCAAGAAGGTCGCCGTCAACACGCTGAAGAACATCGGCGACACCACCGTCCGTGAGTCGGTGCGCAAGGCCGGCGGCGACCCCGGGGACATCGAGTTCACCGAACTCGCCTTCGACCAGATGCCCGCCGCCCTCTCCGAGGGCCGGGTCGACGCCGCCTGGCTGGTCGAGCCCGCGCTCTCCATCGCCAAGGCCCAGGGCGCCCGCGTCATCGCCTCCAACTTCGTCGACACCGCCCCGGACCTGACCGTGGCCACGTACTTCACCTCCGCCGAGATCGCCAAGGAGGACCCGGAGCTGGTGAAGAAGTTCACCGAGGCGATGAACGAGTCCCTGCGGTACGCCGACGAACACCCCGACGAGGTCCGCGACATCCTCGCCACCTACACCAAGATCGACGCCGAGCTGGCGAAGTCCCTGACCCTGCCGCGCTGGCCCACCGAGGCCAACCGTGCCTCGATCGAGAAGCTGGCCGAACTCGGCAAGAACGACGGCGTATTCACCAAGGCCCCGGATCTGGACGCTCTCTTCCGATGA
- a CDS encoding carboxymuconolactone decarboxylase family protein, whose translation MNLPKLAPGVYRAMVALDRAASEGVDPVLAELVKIRASQLNHCAFCLDMHIKDARAAGEREDRIYLLNAWEEATGYYTERERAALALTEAVTLLPGGVPDEVYERAAGQFEEAELAQLIALILTINAWNRIAVTTRALPGVYQPGRH comes from the coding sequence ATGAACCTGCCCAAGCTGGCCCCCGGCGTCTACCGGGCCATGGTGGCCCTCGACCGGGCCGCCTCCGAGGGCGTGGACCCGGTGCTGGCCGAGCTGGTCAAGATCCGCGCCTCACAGCTCAACCACTGCGCCTTCTGCCTGGACATGCACATCAAGGACGCCCGCGCGGCCGGTGAGCGCGAGGACCGCATCTACCTGCTGAACGCCTGGGAGGAGGCCACCGGCTACTACACGGAGCGGGAAAGGGCGGCACTCGCGCTCACCGAGGCGGTCACCCTGCTTCCCGGCGGCGTCCCGGACGAGGTGTACGAGCGGGCCGCCGGGCAGTTCGAGGAGGCCGAACTGGCCCAGCTCATCGCGCTCATCCTCACCATCAACGCCTGGAACCGGATCGCCGTGACCACCCGGGCCCTGCCGGGCGTCTACCAGCCGGGCCGCCACTGA